From Nitrospinota bacterium, one genomic window encodes:
- a CDS encoding ATP synthase F0 subunit B, producing MKLSSALTAGFILATAFAGVAHASGIPLATEWDMARDGGRILNAAVVLGAIAYLVVHFGGPVFRKRAEDIASKIDALETAKRDAANKLKEYEERLAKIETEANRLKAEARAEGDLIKNQIIEQAELAARRILEKAHEQIELEGVKARERLMTEAFAQALAVAEEILKKNIRPEDHKRLIKSQIASMEKVN from the coding sequence ATGAAGCTTTCTTCGGCGCTTACCGCCGGATTCATTCTTGCAACAGCTTTTGCCGGCGTGGCCCACGCCAGCGGCATTCCACTGGCCACTGAATGGGACATGGCCCGGGACGGCGGCAGGATACTTAACGCCGCAGTGGTTCTTGGCGCCATTGCTTACCTGGTTGTCCACTTTGGCGGCCCGGTGTTCCGCAAAAGGGCCGAGGACATCGCCTCCAAGATTGATGCGCTTGAGACCGCCAAGCGTGACGCGGCGAACAAGCTGAAAGAATATGAAGAAAGGCTGGCGAAAATCGAGACGGAAGCCAACCGGCTCAAGGCGGAAGCCAGGGCCGAAGGGGACCTTATAAAGAACCAGATAATAGAGCAGGCCGAACTTGCCGCCAGAAGGATATTGGAGAAGGCGCACGAACAGATAGAGCTGGAAGGGGTGAAAGCCCGTGAACGGCTCATGACGGAAGCTTTCGCGCAAGCTCTTGCGGTGGCCGAGGAAATCCTGAAGAAGAACATAAGGCCGGAAGACCATAAACGTCTTATCAAGAGCCAAATCGCCAGCATGGAGAAAGTGAATTGA
- the atpH gene encoding ATP synthase F1 subunit delta — MKETAAARRYAKAFLDTFAESSAGNLDAISGQIRGVARAIADSHDLRSILLNPAVSDPQKRGILEGVMKAMNTGREASGAVLLALTKGRIGLLPEIAEEFEKLAFEALGKVRVDVTSAMDLSAEEEKELLGTLGKLTGKTAVLTVKNDPTLIGGVVVKIGSLVYDGSVSNQLKSLRVGI; from the coding sequence TTGAAAGAGACCGCCGCAGCAAGGCGTTACGCCAAGGCGTTTTTGGACACTTTCGCGGAATCGTCCGCGGGCAATCTGGACGCCATAAGCGGCCAGATACGGGGCGTTGCGCGGGCCATCGCAGATAGTCACGATTTAAGAAGCATACTGTTGAATCCCGCCGTGTCGGACCCCCAGAAGCGCGGGATTCTTGAAGGTGTCATGAAAGCCATGAACACCGGGCGCGAGGCGTCCGGCGCGGTGCTTCTGGCGTTGACCAAGGGGCGCATCGGGCTATTGCCGGAGATTGCCGAGGAGTTTGAGAAACTGGCTTTCGAGGCGCTGGGCAAGGTTCGTGTGGACGTGACCTCGGCGATGGACCTTTCGGCGGAAGAGGAAAAAGAGCTTTTGGGCACATTGGGCAAGCTCACAGGCAAGACGGCGGTGCTGACGGTAAAGAACGATCCCACGCTCATCGGCGGGGTCGTTGTGAAGATAGGAAGCTTGGTTTACGACGGTAGCGTGAGCAATCAGCTTAAATCCCTCAGGGTTGGAATTTAA